One Lentibacillus cibarius DNA window includes the following coding sequences:
- the nagB gene encoding glucosamine-6-phosphate deaminase yields the protein MEIIRVNSYEEMSKTACKQIVNQLRQSDRSVLGLATGSTPEGLYQQLIDQYKEGNVSFQHVTTFNLDEYVGLAADDPNSYRYYMNEKLFRHIDLPDNKAFLPRGDVDDPEKECQDYEALIKDAGHVDLQVLGLGLNGHIGFNEPGTSFGSRTHMVTLDESTRQANARFFPTLDDVPKKAITMGIDTIMESKKIVLLVSGEKKADAVNQLVNGEVTEEFPASILQKHPNAVLIADEGALSKL from the coding sequence ATGGAAATCATTCGTGTTAACAGTTACGAAGAAATGAGTAAGACGGCTTGTAAGCAAATAGTTAATCAATTAAGGCAATCGGATAGGTCCGTGCTAGGGCTAGCAACTGGTTCCACTCCGGAGGGTTTGTACCAGCAGCTAATTGATCAATACAAAGAAGGTAATGTTTCGTTTCAGCATGTAACGACGTTTAATTTAGATGAGTATGTCGGACTGGCTGCCGATGACCCAAACAGTTACCGATACTACATGAATGAAAAATTATTTAGGCATATTGATTTGCCTGATAATAAAGCTTTCTTGCCACGTGGAGATGTAGATGATCCAGAGAAGGAATGTCAGGACTATGAAGCACTCATTAAAGATGCCGGGCATGTCGATTTACAGGTCTTAGGTCTGGGACTTAACGGGCACATCGGATTTAATGAACCTGGAACGTCTTTTGGCAGCCGGACGCATATGGTGACATTGGATGAATCAACACGTCAGGCGAATGCACGGTTTTTCCCGACGCTAGATGACGTTCCGAAAAAAGCGATAACAATGGGCATCGACACGATTATGGAAAGTAAGAAAATTGTACTGCTTGTTTCAGGTGAGAAAAAAGCGGATGCTGTTAACCAGCTTGTGAATGGAGAGGTTACAGAGGAATTTCCAGCGTCCATTTTGCAAAAGCATCCCAACGCAGTTCTAATTGCAGATGAAGGCGCATTGTCGAAACTTTAA
- the nagA gene encoding N-acetylglucosamine-6-phosphate deacetylase, with translation MIQLGNTIYIKNVTILTEEDGTVNGSLSIDGTKIKAIHTEEQMPPQEATVIDGQGRLNLIPGFIDGHIHGAAGADVMDATEEALDTMAGALPEEGTTSFLATTITQAPENITKALENMAAYESKPGKAEVIGAHLEGPFIEKSKKGAQPLEYIMEPDIAQFQKWQQSSGNAIKTITMAPEHDETGEFMQYLYESGVNVSAGHTDASFEDIKKAIPYGLRQVTHLCNAMNGIHHREIGAVGAAFQLEDLRAELIADGIHVVPEMLEMIYSNIGSERLILITDAMRAKCLHAGNYELGGQPVTVTDDRATLENGSLAGSILKMRAGAQQMLRLKDTTIQNVVQMASENPAKQLNIFDRKGSIKAGKDADLLLVDDDLNIKYTICRGVLAYQEGE, from the coding sequence ATGATTCAATTGGGAAATACCATATACATTAAAAACGTTACCATTTTGACTGAGGAAGATGGTACTGTGAATGGTTCACTATCCATAGATGGGACGAAAATAAAGGCGATACATACTGAAGAACAGATGCCACCACAAGAGGCGACGGTGATTGATGGACAGGGTCGTCTAAATCTTATCCCTGGATTTATCGATGGACATATCCACGGAGCAGCCGGTGCCGATGTAATGGATGCAACGGAAGAAGCACTAGATACGATGGCTGGTGCATTGCCGGAAGAAGGTACGACAAGCTTTTTGGCGACGACCATTACGCAGGCGCCTGAGAATATTACAAAAGCGCTTGAAAATATGGCGGCGTATGAATCGAAGCCGGGAAAAGCGGAAGTGATTGGAGCCCACTTAGAAGGACCATTCATTGAGAAAAGCAAAAAAGGTGCCCAGCCGCTGGAGTATATTATGGAACCGGATATAGCGCAATTTCAGAAGTGGCAGCAGTCGTCAGGGAATGCAATTAAAACGATCACCATGGCACCTGAGCATGATGAGACCGGTGAGTTTATGCAGTATTTATATGAGTCTGGTGTGAATGTTTCTGCGGGGCATACGGACGCAAGTTTTGAAGATATTAAAAAAGCGATTCCTTATGGATTGCGGCAAGTAACCCATCTCTGCAATGCGATGAACGGGATTCATCATCGTGAAATTGGTGCAGTCGGTGCGGCCTTTCAGCTGGAGGATTTACGTGCAGAACTGATTGCAGACGGTATTCATGTGGTACCGGAAATGCTCGAGATGATCTATTCCAATATCGGAAGTGAACGGTTAATTCTTATCACTGATGCGATGCGGGCTAAATGTCTGCACGCAGGAAATTATGAACTTGGCGGTCAGCCAGTGACGGTGACGGACGATCGTGCCACGCTTGAGAACGGATCATTGGCAGGTAGTATTTTAAAAATGCGCGCGGGTGCTCAGCAGATGCTGCGCCTGAAGGATACCACGATTCAAAACGTGGTACAAATGGCATCGGAAAACCCGGCAAAACAGCTGAACATTTTTGATCGAAAAGGAAGTATAAAAGCAGGCAAGGATGCTGATTTGTTGTTGGTTGACGATGATTTGAATATTAAATATACGATCTGTCGTGGTGTGCTTGCTTATCAGGAGGGTGAATAA